Proteins from a single region of Candidatus Binatia bacterium:
- a CDS encoding alpha/beta hydrolase produces MAAFAVDFGPGFVTHRVSVAGDVVSVTVGGRGSAVLLLHGYAEDSRMWKPLAVALAPRFTVIAPDLPGIGNSSIPSKGSDMKTAAQRVHDAVRILGFRRVSVVGHDIGLMVAYAYAAMYPHEVDRLALMDAFLPGIAGWEPIYNNPNLWHFRFHGSTPLALVAGRERIYFDYYWNEFAADPNRSLSQTDRSQYVAAYSRPGRMVAGWAYFESFPRTAVDFAKLGTTKLNIPVLSIGGEKSLGVPLGAQAHLISNDVTVVVLKNVGHWLIEESPRETMAALTKFLERQ; encoded by the coding sequence GTGGCTGCGTTCGCAGTAGATTTCGGCCCAGGTTTCGTGACGCATCGCGTGAGCGTTGCCGGCGACGTCGTCAGCGTAACCGTTGGAGGGCGCGGGTCAGCAGTGCTGCTGCTGCACGGCTACGCGGAAGATTCACGGATGTGGAAGCCGCTCGCGGTAGCGCTCGCCCCTCGATTCACGGTCATTGCTCCCGACCTTCCCGGAATCGGGAACTCCTCGATCCCTTCGAAGGGCTCCGACATGAAGACCGCGGCGCAACGCGTGCACGACGCCGTGCGCATTCTGGGCTTTCGGCGAGTGAGCGTGGTTGGGCACGACATCGGCTTGATGGTTGCCTATGCGTATGCCGCTATGTATCCGCACGAAGTCGACCGGCTCGCTTTGATGGACGCGTTCCTGCCGGGGATCGCCGGCTGGGAACCGATCTATAATAATCCCAACCTCTGGCATTTCCGCTTTCACGGCTCGACGCCGCTAGCGCTGGTTGCAGGCCGCGAGCGAATCTATTTCGACTATTACTGGAACGAGTTCGCTGCCGATCCGAACCGTTCGCTCTCGCAAACAGACCGTAGCCAATACGTCGCGGCGTATTCCCGCCCAGGACGAATGGTCGCGGGCTGGGCCTACTTTGAATCTTTTCCGCGTACCGCGGTCGATTTTGCCAAGCTCGGCACTACCAAACTCAACATACCCGTGCTTTCGATCGGCGGCGAGAAATCGCTGGGCGTTCCGCTTGGCGCGCAAGCCCACCTGATTTCGAACGATGTTACGGTCGTCGTGCTCAAGAACGTCGGCCACTGGCTTATAGAAGAGAGCCCGCGCGAAACGATGGCTGCTCTCACAAAATTCCTCGAACGCCAATAG
- a CDS encoding DUF167 domain-containing protein, translating to MLELIVKPGSKQAGLSEENGALVLRVRERAIEGAANDACIRALAVAYGVPRGAVELVGGARSRRKRFAIRLREKTNGRQ from the coding sequence ATACTCGAACTTATCGTCAAGCCTGGATCGAAGCAGGCGGGACTCTCGGAGGAAAACGGGGCGCTGGTCCTGCGCGTCCGCGAACGTGCGATCGAGGGTGCGGCGAATGATGCGTGCATTCGCGCGCTCGCGGTCGCATACGGCGTTCCGCGGGGCGCCGTCGAGCTGGTCGGCGGAGCTCGAAGCCGCCGAAAACGCTTCGCCATCCGCCTTCGAGAGAAAACGAACGGCCGGCAGTGA
- a CDS encoding AraC family transcriptional regulator has translation MMPIARAATTTTVIREMMLWSITTFGATAQSGRVNLYNGGGEFFSICGHFAFAGDHADVLLGILPPIVHLYRESDKASLRWCVDQIMYELQEPRPGNSLVLEYLAHMMLIQALRLHITSGSKGSAGFLFALADREVSVAIKCMHDDPARRWTLRSLAESAAMSRTAFTVKFKKVVGTTPMEYLTQWRMLLAADKPSNARNSVSMISASLGYESESAFSTAFKRIVGFSPREFSRRQNLPAGHDQRPAATVN, from the coding sequence ATGATGCCGATAGCGCGGGCGGCGACGACGACGACAGTGATAAGAGAGATGATGCTTTGGAGCATCACCACCTTCGGTGCGACGGCGCAAAGCGGCCGCGTCAACTTGTATAACGGCGGCGGTGAGTTCTTCAGCATCTGCGGACACTTCGCATTTGCGGGCGATCACGCTGACGTACTGTTGGGTATCTTGCCGCCTATCGTGCACCTTTACAGGGAATCTGATAAGGCATCGTTGCGCTGGTGCGTGGACCAGATTATGTATGAGCTGCAGGAACCGCGGCCAGGAAACTCCTTAGTCTTGGAATACCTCGCGCATATGATGCTCATTCAAGCGTTACGACTTCACATAACTTCCGGTTCGAAAGGCAGCGCAGGCTTTCTCTTCGCCCTCGCGGACAGAGAGGTCAGCGTCGCGATCAAGTGTATGCACGATGATCCGGCTCGACGCTGGACGCTACGGTCGCTAGCCGAATCCGCTGCCATGTCGCGAACGGCGTTTACCGTTAAGTTCAAGAAAGTGGTCGGGACGACCCCGATGGAGTACCTGACCCAGTGGCGCATGCTGCTCGCTGCGGACAAGCCGTCGAATGCCCGCAACTCCGTTTCGATGATATCTGCTTCGCTCGGATACGAGTCGGAGAGTGCATTTAGCACGGCGTTCAAGAGAATCGTCGGATTTTCGCCGCGCGAATTTAGCCGTCGTCAGAACCTGCCTGCCGGTCACGACCAGCGCCCCGCAGCCACAGTGAATTGA
- a CDS encoding redoxin domain-containing protein: MNVCFSVILLAQSVFAPLFNAPQWIGTRPSVASYTGKVVIVDIFTFDCINCKHVVPELRSLRARYPTKDLLIVGIHTPETPFEHVRASVVQALAMQGISWPVAIDNDEKLWNAYSTQYWPTQLIFDRHGRLRKTVIGEGQDDEVTSTVAALAAER; the protein is encoded by the coding sequence ATGAATGTTTGCTTTTCCGTCATCTTACTGGCCCAGAGCGTTTTTGCTCCGCTTTTCAACGCCCCGCAGTGGATCGGGACGCGACCTAGTGTCGCGTCGTACACAGGTAAGGTCGTCATTGTCGACATCTTTACGTTCGATTGTATCAACTGTAAGCACGTCGTGCCGGAATTGAGGTCTTTGCGCGCTCGCTACCCCACGAAGGATCTGCTCATCGTAGGTATCCATACGCCGGAAACGCCCTTTGAACACGTTCGGGCGTCTGTCGTTCAGGCGCTCGCGATGCAAGGCATCTCTTGGCCGGTCGCGATCGACAACGACGAGAAGCTCTGGAATGCTTACAGCACTCAGTACTGGCCGACGCAGCTGATCTTCGATCGGCACGGACGCCTCCGAAAAACCGTTATCGGGGAGGGCCAGGACGACGAAGTCACCTCAACGGTCGCCGCTCTGGCGGCAGAGCGATGA
- a CDS encoding TMEM175 family protein: protein MSRSRFESFSDGVFAFAITLLVLGIALPGSRYASNHALTSALLRLWPNLIAYCLSFAVIGLIWQNHHALFRLVERIDRKTVLINLSLLAGTAFIPFATSTLGSYPTMRASTFLYGAALLLCASANNLMLAHLVRRKAFRGDVADAAIAQTFRGYCGAWITYALAMLLALFVPIASFAAYVAIVFYFLVPRGVDADLLG, encoded by the coding sequence TTGAGTAGGTCGCGATTTGAAAGCTTCTCGGACGGCGTCTTCGCCTTTGCGATCACGCTGTTGGTCCTCGGGATCGCGCTGCCCGGCAGCCGTTACGCGTCCAATCACGCGCTGACGTCAGCCTTGTTACGCTTGTGGCCGAACCTGATCGCATACTGTCTCAGCTTCGCCGTAATAGGCCTCATATGGCAGAACCATCACGCGCTCTTTCGCCTCGTGGAGCGAATCGATCGGAAAACGGTCCTGATAAACCTCTCGCTCCTCGCGGGAACGGCGTTCATTCCATTTGCGACCAGCACGCTCGGGTCGTATCCGACGATGCGTGCCTCCACATTTCTCTACGGGGCCGCGCTCCTGCTTTGCGCGTCGGCGAATAACCTGATGCTCGCGCACCTCGTGCGCCGTAAAGCGTTCCGCGGCGACGTCGCGGATGCCGCGATCGCGCAGACGTTTCGCGGCTATTGTGGCGCTTGGATTACTTACGCCCTCGCTATGTTGCTCGCGCTATTCGTGCCGATTGCGAGCTTCGCAGCGTACGTTGCGATCGTGTTCTATTTCCTTGTTCCGCGTGGCGTTGACGCTGATCTCTTAGGCTAA
- a CDS encoding arylsulfatase — protein MSSTGPNGKPTVSSGSPSDTETIDDKYLPPAPAPFGGEINLSAEDSTPFWPPKVVPPAGAPNVLLIMTDDAGYGVTGTFGGVIPTPALDRVANAGLRYTQFHSTALCSPTRAALITGRNHHSVGFGVITEQSTGYPGYDSIIGPENATIGAILKHNGYATSWFGKEHNTPSFQYSIGGPFEQWPVGMGFEYFYGFMGGETDQWQPYLFQNQTQIFPWIGRTDYNLTTDLADEAIDYLEQLDASMPDKPFFLYFVPGGTHAPHQPKAEWIEKFKGKFDMGWNALREQIFANQKRLGVIPSETELTPWPDKDLPVWDSLSVDEKKLFARQAEVFAAYAAYTDHEIGRVIQAVEDLGKLDNTLIIYISGDNGCSAEGSTIGTPNVMTGYQGINVPVDVQLKYYDVWGSDQTYPHMSVAWSWAFDTPFKWTKQVASHFDGTRQGMAISWPNRIKDAGGIRFQFHHMIDIVPTLLEATGIEAPVMVNGIAQKPIEGVSMAYTWDKASAPSARATQYFEMFGNRAIYHDGWIAATTPPEPPWLLGLAQMPEVINGYTWELYNIAKDYSEANDLAATMPDKLRELQQLFLVEAAKYNVLPLDNSVAQRIIAPRPSGTAGKNVFTYRRALTGIDPAFAPNLLNRSYSITAEIEVPQGGGEGMIATLGGRFGGYGLYLLKGKPVFVYNLLNLERFRWEAPQELTPGKHTIVFEFTYDGPGVGKGGTGVLGIDGTQVVNQAVPHTIPFLMTLDETFDIGSDTRTPVDDTDYQPPFKFTGTINKLTYQLGPVQLTAADHALIGPAMAKARD, from the coding sequence ATGAGCAGCACCGGCCCCAACGGTAAACCGACAGTCTCTTCAGGATCGCCGAGCGATACCGAAACGATTGACGATAAGTATCTACCGCCGGCGCCGGCACCGTTCGGCGGCGAGATCAATCTGAGCGCGGAAGACTCTACGCCATTCTGGCCGCCAAAGGTGGTTCCGCCCGCCGGCGCACCCAACGTACTCTTGATCATGACCGACGATGCCGGCTACGGCGTCACGGGAACGTTCGGCGGGGTCATTCCGACGCCCGCGCTGGACCGAGTTGCAAACGCGGGGCTGCGTTATACGCAGTTTCACTCCACCGCGCTCTGTTCCCCGACGCGGGCGGCCTTGATTACCGGCCGCAACCATCACTCGGTTGGCTTCGGCGTAATCACCGAACAATCGACCGGTTATCCGGGTTACGATTCGATCATCGGTCCGGAAAACGCGACGATCGGTGCGATCCTCAAGCATAATGGCTATGCAACCTCATGGTTCGGCAAAGAGCACAACACCCCGAGCTTCCAATACAGCATCGGCGGGCCATTCGAGCAGTGGCCAGTTGGTATGGGCTTTGAGTACTTTTACGGATTCATGGGCGGCGAGACCGATCAATGGCAACCCTACCTTTTCCAAAATCAAACGCAGATTTTCCCGTGGATCGGGCGGACGGATTACAATCTCACGACCGATCTCGCCGATGAGGCCATCGATTATCTAGAACAACTGGATGCCTCGATGCCCGACAAACCATTCTTCCTGTACTTCGTGCCTGGAGGCACTCATGCACCGCATCAGCCCAAGGCAGAGTGGATCGAGAAGTTCAAAGGCAAGTTCGACATGGGCTGGAATGCGCTGCGCGAGCAAATCTTCGCCAACCAGAAGCGCCTCGGCGTGATCCCGTCGGAGACCGAGCTAACGCCGTGGCCGGACAAGGATTTGCCGGTTTGGGACTCGCTCTCCGTAGACGAAAAGAAGCTTTTTGCGCGCCAGGCCGAGGTCTTTGCCGCTTATGCGGCCTACACCGATCACGAGATTGGCCGCGTCATCCAAGCGGTCGAAGATCTAGGCAAGCTCGATAACACGCTAATCATTTATATCAGCGGCGACAATGGCTGTAGCGCCGAAGGCTCCACGATCGGCACGCCAAACGTCATGACGGGGTATCAGGGCATCAACGTGCCGGTGGACGTTCAACTGAAGTATTACGATGTTTGGGGATCCGATCAGACCTATCCGCATATGTCGGTTGCCTGGTCGTGGGCATTCGACACGCCGTTTAAGTGGACGAAGCAGGTGGCTTCTCACTTCGACGGCACGCGCCAAGGCATGGCCATTTCGTGGCCGAATCGCATTAAAGATGCCGGCGGCATCCGCTTTCAGTTCCATCACATGATCGATATCGTGCCGACGCTTCTGGAAGCGACTGGTATCGAGGCGCCCGTCATGGTCAACGGCATCGCGCAGAAGCCGATCGAAGGCGTCAGCATGGCATACACGTGGGACAAGGCCAGTGCCCCGTCTGCGCGAGCCACCCAATATTTCGAGATGTTTGGTAATCGGGCAATTTACCATGATGGCTGGATCGCCGCTACGACTCCACCCGAGCCGCCGTGGCTCCTCGGGTTAGCGCAGATGCCCGAGGTCATCAATGGTTACACTTGGGAGTTGTACAACATTGCGAAGGATTACTCGGAGGCAAATGATCTGGCTGCTACGATGCCGGACAAGCTGCGCGAGCTTCAGCAACTCTTTCTCGTCGAGGCCGCGAAGTATAATGTCCTACCACTAGATAATTCAGTCGCTCAGCGCATCATCGCGCCGAGACCGAGCGGCACTGCCGGCAAGAACGTCTTTACGTACAGGCGGGCCCTAACCGGAATCGATCCAGCTTTTGCACCGAATCTGCTGAACAGGTCCTACTCGATCACTGCTGAGATCGAGGTACCGCAAGGCGGCGGCGAGGGAATGATCGCAACTTTGGGCGGTCGCTTCGGCGGCTACGGGTTGTATTTGCTCAAGGGCAAGCCGGTCTTTGTCTACAACTTGCTGAATCTGGAGCGCTTCCGTTGGGAAGCTCCACAAGAGCTCACGCCCGGCAAGCACACGATTGTCTTCGAGTTCACCTATGACGGGCCCGGCGTGGGTAAAGGTGGTACCGGTGTACTTGGGATCGACGGCACTCAAGTCGTGAACCAGGCTGTGCCACATACGATTCCATTTCTCATGACATTGGACGAGACATTTGATATTGGAAGCGATACACGCACGCCGGTTGACGACACCGATTATCAGCCGCCGTTCAAGTTTACCGGCACCATCAATAAGTTGACCTATCAGCTAGGCCCGGTGCAGCTGACAGCAGCCGATCACGCGCTGATCGGCCCGGCGATGGCCAAGGCGCGAGACTAG
- a CDS encoding RNA polymerase sigma factor yields MDQLVDDFAARRPSGLEQVYALWSRLFFSVARHVIADSGQAEDCVHDALMRVWRNPNRFEGNREMLKAYLITCVRNESLGMVRREGRRDARELKAARLAPVTSVDPPVVDPVETQRLQAALGRLPEEQRRALTLAYYGNKTHVEIAQELSVPLGTIKSRISMAMRKLHTELASSGGTRS; encoded by the coding sequence ATGGACCAGCTCGTCGACGACTTTGCAGCGCGCAGGCCGTCGGGCCTCGAGCAAGTTTACGCGCTGTGGTCGCGTCTATTCTTCAGCGTCGCTCGTCATGTCATCGCCGATAGCGGCCAAGCTGAAGATTGCGTGCACGACGCGCTCATGCGCGTCTGGCGGAACCCCAACCGTTTTGAGGGCAACCGCGAGATGCTGAAAGCGTACTTAATTACCTGCGTGCGCAACGAGTCGCTCGGGATGGTTCGTCGTGAGGGACGCCGCGACGCGCGCGAATTAAAAGCGGCCCGCCTTGCGCCCGTAACATCGGTCGATCCGCCGGTGGTCGATCCTGTCGAGACGCAACGGCTGCAGGCCGCCCTCGGGAGGCTTCCCGAGGAACAGCGAAGGGCGCTCACACTTGCGTACTACGGAAACAAGACCCACGTCGAGATCGCGCAGGAGCTGAGCGTTCCGCTGGGCACGATCAAGAGCCGCATCTCGATGGCGATGCGCAAGTTGCATACGGAATTGGCAAGCTCCGGAGGAACCCGCTCGTGA
- a CDS encoding helix-turn-helix domain-containing protein, whose protein sequence is MRIAENGLRLFVKDGFEATTLEAVATAAGISARTLFYYFRTKEELLQYWRDDSFFTSLGPTLAGEAREKSPLQATRDTILKLVSRYETDRSIVVDQMMQSTEALRARKQASFVEMEAIVYRVLRERYPDEKSQMLRTISMLAFGALRLAMEKWREDGAARQLAKYVRAEFDLLRLALVPRRI, encoded by the coding sequence GTGCGGATCGCCGAGAACGGTCTGCGGCTGTTCGTCAAAGACGGCTTTGAGGCAACCACGCTGGAAGCAGTCGCCACCGCGGCAGGCATCTCTGCGCGCACGCTCTTCTACTATTTCAGGACGAAGGAAGAGCTGCTCCAGTACTGGCGGGACGACAGCTTCTTTACCTCGCTCGGGCCGACGCTCGCAGGCGAGGCGCGCGAGAAGAGTCCACTGCAAGCTACTCGCGACACCATTCTCAAGCTCGTTTCTCGATACGAAACCGATCGGTCGATCGTCGTGGACCAAATGATGCAATCGACGGAGGCACTTCGCGCGAGAAAGCAGGCAAGTTTCGTCGAGATGGAAGCGATCGTGTACCGCGTCCTGCGCGAGCGGTATCCCGATGAGAAATCCCAAATGCTTCGAACCATCTCCATGCTTGCGTTCGGCGCGCTGCGGCTCGCCATGGAAAAGTGGCGCGAGGACGGCGCTGCGCGTCAACTCGCGAAATACGTCCGGGCGGAGTTCGATTTATTACGGTTGGCGCTCGTGCCTCGTCGAATTTGA
- a CDS encoding metallophosphoesterase, protein MKRDDFLKHVAWTGSGIAWSLSSGGLFNAQKALAADGAISFVQISDSHIGFARPENMDVTGTLQKTIAAINAMPVQPTFVVHTGDVTHLSKPTQFDTAKQILGTLKAPLVVLPGEHDVIGTSAAFFDAFRRSDAPKGWFSWDQGGAHFLSLVNVFNFEIDGKLGTEQIDFVEKDLAAQKSSTPIVVFAHVPLYALFPPWGWTTEDGSRVLAALRRFNAVTVLNGHIHQIVQHTDGNIRFATAASTAYPQPAPGTADKPGPLKVPDSKLLSVLGYRSVEIARNTATIADHSLQT, encoded by the coding sequence ATGAAACGCGACGACTTTCTCAAACACGTTGCTTGGACCGGGAGCGGTATCGCGTGGTCCCTGTCTAGCGGCGGCTTATTCAATGCTCAAAAGGCGCTGGCGGCGGATGGTGCCATTTCGTTCGTTCAAATCAGCGATAGCCACATCGGCTTTGCGCGCCCTGAAAATATGGACGTAACGGGAACGCTTCAAAAGACCATCGCCGCGATCAACGCCATGCCGGTGCAGCCGACATTTGTCGTTCACACCGGTGACGTGACCCATCTTTCCAAACCCACACAGTTCGATACGGCGAAGCAAATCCTCGGAACGCTCAAGGCTCCGCTCGTCGTCCTGCCCGGAGAACACGACGTCATCGGCACGTCGGCGGCGTTTTTCGACGCCTTCCGGCGAAGCGACGCCCCCAAGGGATGGTTCTCGTGGGACCAAGGCGGCGCGCACTTCCTCTCGCTCGTCAACGTCTTCAACTTCGAAATCGACGGGAAGCTCGGTACCGAGCAGATCGATTTCGTCGAGAAGGACCTCGCGGCGCAGAAGAGCTCGACGCCGATCGTCGTCTTCGCTCACGTTCCGCTCTACGCGCTCTTTCCGCCATGGGGCTGGACCACGGAGGACGGCTCGCGCGTCCTGGCCGCGCTGCGTCGCTTCAATGCGGTAACCGTATTGAACGGGCATATCCATCAGATCGTCCAGCACACCGACGGCAACATCCGGTTCGCAACCGCCGCTTCCACCGCGTATCCGCAGCCCGCGCCGGGCACCGCGGACAAACCGGGCCCGTTAAAGGTGCCGGACAGCAAGTTACTGAGCGTGCTGGGCTACCGTAGCGTGGAGATCGCACGCAATACTGCAACGATCGCCGACCACTCACTACAAACGTAG
- a CDS encoding nuclear transport factor 2 family protein codes for MSVHASISPAEAADRLAIRELVEAYAHCADRRDAKGQMSLFTPDAHFVVYMNAKDPAPSQDLHSRDALVPVFENLNQYAATTHFVGQTTISTLSDDRASAESYCLAHHITIQGAKRRLMLASLRYLDTFAKINGTWLFAERLLYVDWQEERDLS; via the coding sequence ATGAGCGTGCACGCCAGTATCTCGCCTGCCGAAGCCGCCGATCGCCTTGCCATCCGCGAGCTCGTTGAGGCCTACGCTCACTGCGCCGATCGGCGCGATGCCAAGGGTCAGATGTCTCTATTTACTCCGGACGCACACTTCGTCGTCTACATGAACGCCAAGGACCCGGCACCATCGCAGGACCTGCACTCCCGCGACGCGCTCGTCCCTGTCTTTGAGAACCTCAATCAGTACGCCGCTACCACGCACTTCGTCGGACAGACAACGATCTCGACGCTTTCGGACGACCGGGCATCCGCGGAAAGCTATTGCCTGGCGCACCACATTACGATTCAGGGTGCGAAGCGACGCCTGATGCTCGCCTCTCTTCGCTATCTCGACACGTTCGCAAAAATCAACGGAACTTGGCTGTTTGCCGAGCGCCTGCTCTATGTCGACTGGCAGGAAGAACGTGACCTCTCATGA
- a CDS encoding cupredoxin domain-containing protein, with amino-acid sequence MSDRRDTRSAAENLELLLTLFAVIAGSIAATGAFLGASYERDRVALEKRPAVLLSCEPEFRTLDIAEGTRPPTNTIVLTPKGARWIHIVSDRRGDVPQPFARCALTSYGQLPVFNLRVALKLEILDLPGKEPKTVDSSFDVPGLTPSQPYPFGLINGTHANIRLNFDRTLRLTPVDSGTATVETLFLDQGLLNVQQQPVQPEEAAAESGMMGPSANGTMVRVREFLYAPNSLYVHTNQTVTFINDDAEAHTVTGPAGSFDSGTIDPQGEWRHSFLRPGVYYYTCSFHPYMRGRIVVSK; translated from the coding sequence GTGAGTGATAGACGCGATACTCGCAGCGCGGCTGAAAACCTCGAACTGTTGTTAACGCTTTTTGCGGTAATCGCCGGATCGATTGCCGCAACGGGTGCTTTTTTGGGTGCGTCGTACGAAAGGGACCGGGTCGCGCTGGAAAAGCGGCCGGCCGTGCTCCTCTCGTGCGAACCGGAATTCCGCACGCTCGATATCGCTGAAGGGACCAGGCCGCCCACCAATACGATCGTGCTTACGCCCAAAGGGGCACGCTGGATACACATCGTGAGCGACCGTCGCGGCGATGTTCCGCAACCATTCGCTCGTTGTGCTTTGACGAGTTACGGCCAGCTTCCAGTCTTCAATCTGCGCGTTGCCCTGAAGCTCGAAATACTCGACCTGCCCGGTAAGGAACCGAAGACGGTCGATTCTTCATTTGACGTTCCGGGTCTGACGCCGTCTCAGCCTTATCCCTTCGGACTAATCAACGGCACGCATGCGAATATCAGACTCAACTTCGACCGTACGCTGAGGCTCACGCCCGTCGACAGCGGGACGGCAACGGTCGAAACGCTATTCCTGGATCAAGGCTTGCTCAATGTCCAGCAACAGCCCGTGCAGCCGGAAGAGGCGGCGGCCGAGTCCGGCATGATGGGACCCTCAGCAAACGGAACCATGGTGCGCGTTCGGGAGTTTTTGTATGCGCCGAATTCGCTGTACGTCCACACGAACCAGACGGTAACGTTTATTAACGACGATGCCGAGGCCCACACGGTGACCGGACCGGCTGGTTCCTTCGATTCGGGCACCATCGATCCGCAAGGAGAATGGCGCCACTCGTTTTTACGCCCCGGGGTGTACTATTACACGTGTTCCTTCCACCCGTACATGCGCGGGCGAATCGTCGTCTCCAAATAA
- a CDS encoding AI-2E family transporter gives MTGLRGWVTAAAVFAGAFLLWNVVSGALSALLLLFTAVLLSAGLRPIVDRMSKRVSFGAAVALAFGGLMTAVVALGFVLVQPVGVELAKLIQAIPGYASSLQEQLAAAQRYIENDQMARQLASLLANGAGNVVSAIGPHLLGGPQLVIGSIGDAVLIVLLAIGWMLASDELEQFVLSLIPSSVRDDWHNAITDIGARLSAYVQGVVLNGAVVGVVVGSSLAVIAVPYALLLGFIAALFQAIPLVGAVISGPIILLVVLATSGWEKMLITLAVFVVVQVIDQNVLSPIIFGQRVQLSFLLIILATVIGGTLLGIAGAFLAVPAAAALQVLVVRIVAPAIRRANGSSPP, from the coding sequence GTGACTGGGTTGCGCGGATGGGTGACTGCCGCAGCTGTTTTTGCGGGAGCGTTCCTATTGTGGAACGTAGTCTCGGGAGCGCTTTCTGCGCTGCTGCTGCTCTTCACCGCGGTGCTTCTTTCGGCGGGCCTGCGACCGATCGTTGATCGGATGAGCAAGCGCGTTTCGTTCGGAGCGGCTGTCGCTCTCGCATTTGGCGGACTAATGACGGCCGTCGTAGCGCTTGGGTTCGTGCTCGTGCAGCCGGTTGGAGTAGAGCTCGCTAAGCTCATTCAGGCGATACCCGGCTACGCAAGTTCGCTGCAGGAACAGCTCGCCGCGGCGCAACGTTACATCGAAAACGACCAAATGGCACGTCAGCTCGCGTCGCTTCTCGCCAACGGTGCCGGCAATGTGGTAAGTGCGATCGGGCCTCATCTGCTCGGCGGTCCCCAGCTCGTTATCGGATCGATTGGTGACGCCGTATTGATCGTTTTGCTCGCGATCGGCTGGATGCTCGCGTCGGACGAACTCGAGCAGTTCGTTTTGAGTTTGATACCAAGCAGCGTGCGAGATGATTGGCACAACGCGATTACGGACATCGGTGCGCGGCTCAGCGCATACGTTCAGGGTGTCGTGCTCAATGGGGCGGTAGTCGGCGTGGTAGTTGGTTCCTCGCTCGCCGTGATCGCCGTTCCGTACGCACTGCTACTCGGTTTCATTGCGGCACTCTTCCAGGCGATACCACTGGTTGGAGCCGTCATCTCCGGCCCCATCATTCTATTGGTGGTTTTGGCTACTAGCGGCTGGGAAAAGATGCTGATCACTCTCGCCGTCTTCGTCGTCGTCCAAGTCATCGATCAAAACGTTCTCTCGCCGATCATCTTCGGCCAACGAGTTCAGCTGAGTTTTTTGCTCATCATTCTCGCGACGGTCATCGGCGGGACTTTGCTGGGTATCGCCGGAGCCTTTCTCGCGGTTCCGGCCGCAGCCGCGCTTCAAGTACTCGTCGTGCGGATCGTGGCGCCGGCAATTCGCCGGGCGAACGGCAGCTCGCCACCCTGA
- a CDS encoding cupredoxin family copper-binding protein produces the protein MSRLFLALQGALLSAALTAGASAAAPPLLPSVATVHIKDFKYHPPALTVHVGERVTFINDDDEAHTVTATDKSFDSEGLDTGGTWQHVFTKPGTYNYFCELHPYMKATIVVLPAAPAQ, from the coding sequence ATGAGTAGATTATTTCTGGCCCTACAGGGAGCGCTGCTGTCCGCCGCCCTGACGGCAGGCGCGAGCGCCGCCGCTCCACCTCTCCTTCCTTCCGTCGCAACCGTGCACATCAAAGACTTTAAGTACCATCCGCCCGCGCTCACCGTGCACGTGGGCGAGCGCGTCACGTTTATCAACGACGACGACGAGGCGCACACCGTGACGGCCACCGACAAGTCCTTCGATTCCGAAGGCCTCGACACCGGGGGCACGTGGCAGCACGTGTTTACCAAACCCGGTACCTACAACTATTTCTGCGAGCTGCATCCATACATGAAAGCGACCATCGTCGTCCTGCCGGCAGCGCCGGCACAGTAA